From Tripterygium wilfordii isolate XIE 37 chromosome 13, ASM1340144v1, whole genome shotgun sequence, the proteins below share one genomic window:
- the LOC120013056 gene encoding probable serine/threonine-protein kinase PBL1, with protein sequence MGCFTALRSKKKKHDRSVSIKRVSPKEHSPTTLPVPQVPTRSLQSAPPSFRTRAKPVQPVHRVTNNRARALSAPSTLDAAEQDALSSAEYDGQEDSKSRAGMAKEQRSQSPQPLPLPSPQVSGTLKASGSFKVGNSSGPLFASGPLPLPPSGALRNFSYEEVASACHNFSSERCMSEGLSSIMYTASFGDDPSCSKKFEATVTRLHPSTQGLKEFINEVNTLASLQHPNLCKLLGYHAREGSEQRLLVYERIFHGSLDRLLYGRSDGPPIDWNTRMKIALCAAQGLTFLHEEGPFQAMYNEFSTANVQIDKDFSAKLSGYGCVGHIPETEINSSVVVANLSVETLERGLLTPKSNVWSFGIVLLELLTGRKNLDSRRPKEERNLVKWSRPFLADDCRLSLIMDPQLKGRFPPKAARTVADIALRCLQKDPLERPTMRIVVENLKSIQDVKYSCRFPLQEPATISGKQMSRSPSLNGIISPAPRLSSSPSPPSGARASFYAGKLHALPPALPPRACSSTLSLEELERQEARKSASSTVRRASVEGF encoded by the exons ATGGGTTGTTTCACAGCTTTGAGGAGTAAGAAAAAGAAGCATGATCGATCTGTTAGCATTAAACGAGTCAGTCCTAAAGAGCATTCACCAACTACATTGCCTGTCCCACAAGTCCCGACCCGGTCACTGCAGTCTGCACCCCCTAGTTTTAGGACTAGAGCGAAACCAGTTCAACCAGTTCATAGAGTTACCAACAATAGAGCCCGGGCATTATCAGCACCATCAACCCTTGATGCAGCTGAGCAAGATGCTCTTTCTTCAGCTGAATATGATGGACAAGAAGATTCAAAGAGCCGAGCTGGAATGGCAAAGGAACAACGCTCACAAAGTCCCCAACCTCTTCCTCTTCCCTCGCCTCAGGTTTCTGGTACACTGAAGGCTTCAGGAAGCTTTAAAGTAGGGAATTCGAGTGGCCCTCTCTTTGCTTCTGGACCTTTGCCCCTGCCTCCTTCTGGGGCGCTCAGAAATTTTTCATATGAAGAAGTTGCTTCTGCTTGCCATAATTTCTCTTCTGAACGATGCATGTCGGAAGGTCTTTCTTCGATAATGTATACGGCTTCATTTGGGGATGACCCTTCATGCTCAAAGAAGTTTGAAGCCACTGTTACTCGTCTTCATCCGTCCACTCAG GGTTTGAAGGAGTTCATAAATGAAGTGAACACTCTTGCGTCTTTGCAACATCCAAATCTATGTAAATTGCTTGGTTATCATGCACGTGAGGGTTCGGAACAAAGATTATTGGTTTATGAAAGGATCTTTCATGGAAGCTTGGACCGGCTTCTTTATGGGAGATCTGATGGCCCTCCCATTGATTGGAATACAAGAATGAAAATTGCATTGTGTGCTGCACAAGGTCTTACTTTCTTGCACGAGGAAGGCCCTTTCCAG GCGATGTACAATGAATTTTCTACTGCCAACGTACAGATTGACAAAGACTTTAGTGCAAAGCTTTCAGGATATGGCTGTGTTGGTCATATTCCTGAGACAGAGATTAACAGTTCAGTT GTAGTGGCTAATCTCTCAGTGGAGACATTGGAGAGAGGCTTGCTTACTCCAAAGAGTAATGTATggagttttggaattgttctTCTTGAACTACTCACTGGGAGAAAAAATCTTGATAGTCGCCGTCCCAAGGAAGAGAGAAACTTAGTTAAGTGGAGCCGCCCTTTCCTGGCTGATGACTGTCGATTATCACTTATCATGGATCCTCAGCTGAAAGGCCGTTTCCCTCCCAAAGCAGCTCGAACGGTGGCTGACATTGCTCTAAGATGTCTTCAGAAGGACCCATTAGAAAGACCAACCATGAGAATTGTTGTAGAGAATCTCAAATCTATACAGGACGTGAAATATTCTTGTCGGTTTCCTCTTCAGGAGCCAGCTACAATTTCAGGAAAACAGATGTCAAGATCCCCGAGTCTTAATGGTATCATAAGCCCAGCTCCTAGGTTAAGCTCCTCACCGTCCCCTCCATCAGGAGCTCGAGCATCCTTTTATGCTGGAAAGCTACATGCTTTGCCCCCAGCTCTCCCACCGCGTGCTTGTTCCTCCACCCTTTCGTTGGAGGAACTTGAGAGGCAAGAGGCTCGGAAATCAGCATCATCGACTGTTCGAAGGGCTAGTGTTGAAggattttga